In Anomaloglossus baeobatrachus isolate aAnoBae1 chromosome 3, aAnoBae1.hap1, whole genome shotgun sequence, one genomic interval encodes:
- the FAM43A gene encoding protein FAM43A yields MLPWKKNKFDLIEEDSKQSKQKGYAVSLNYSALTSFAKSCPEGALTRVGSMFKSKRKKIKITGEDPTYTVLYLGNATTLQSKGDGCTDLAVCKIWSKSELGKHGTKMKLTVSSQGIRMVHVEDKAKRPGHLYLLHRVTYCVADPRLPKIFAWIYRHEMKHKAVMLRCHAVLVSKPEKAKAMALLLYQTSANALAEFKRLKRREDARHQQQQLIGEHNIPLVPLRKLLNGQCCYKPPVERSRSAPKLGSITEDLQGEEEEERAMSFECEDVLDGGGAVQAGELSQLISDLGEMSLGNDLQTLRADLRVTRLLSGESTGSESSIESNQDNGPSSNGLEECREPETV; encoded by the coding sequence ATGCTGCCCTGGAAAAAGAACAAGTTCGATCTGATCGAGGAGGACAGCAAGCAGAGCAAGCAGAAGGGCTATGCTGTGAGCCTCAACTACAGCGCCCTCACCTCCTTCGCCAAGTCCTGCCCGGAGGGGGCTCTCACCAGGGTGGGCAGCATGTTCAAGTCCAAGAGGAAGAAGATCAAGATCACCGGGGAGGACCCCACCTACACCGTGCTGTACCTGGGCAATGCCACCACCCTGCAGTCCAAGGGGGACGGCTGCACCGACCTGGCCGTGTGCAAGATCTGGAGCAAGAGCGAGCTGGGCAAGCACGGCACGAAGATGAAGCTGACGGTCAGCTCGCAGGGCATCCGCATGGTGCATGTGGAGGACAAAGCCAAGCGGCCCGGGCACCTGTACCTGCTGCACAGGGTCACCTACTGCGTGGCCGACCCGCGCCTGCCCAAGATCTTCGCCTGGATCTACCGGCACGAGATGAAGCACAAGGCGGTGATGCTGCGCTGCCATGCGGTGCTGGTGTCCAAGCCGGAGAAAGCCAAGGCCATGGCACTGCTGCTGTACCAGACGTCTGCCAACGCCCTGGCGGAGTTCAAGAGGCTGAAGAGGCGGGAGGACGCCCGGCACCAGCAGCAGCAGCTGATCGGCGAGCACAACATCCCGCTGGTGCCGCTCCGCAAGCTGCTGAACGGCCAGTGCTGCTACAAGCCGCCGGTGGAGCGGAGCCGCAGCGCCCCCAAGCTGGGCTCCATCACCGAGGAcctgcagggggaggaggaggaggagcgggccATGAGCTTCGAGTGCGAGGACGTGCTGGACGGAGGGGGCGCTGTGCAGGCGGGGGAGCTGTCCCAGCTCATCAGTGACCTGGGGGAGATGAGCCTGGGCAATGACCTGCAGACCCTGAGGGCGGACCTGAGGGTCACCAGGctgctgtccggggagagcacgggCAGCGAGTCCTCCATCGAGAGCAACCAGGACAATGGGCCGAGCAGCAATGGGCTggaggagtgcagggagccggagACGGTGTGA